From the genome of Marixanthomonas ophiurae, one region includes:
- the ruvA gene encoding Holliday junction branch migration protein RuvA has translation MITHIEGKLVEKNPTDIVIDCNGVGYFINVSLHTFSQLPNSENIKVYTHLQVREDAHTLFGFYEKAEREIFRLLVSVSGVGASTARTMLSSLTPDQVKDAIATEDAAVIQSVKGIGTKTAQRVILDLKDKVLKVEGLSGISSSSSNTNKNEALSALETLGFARKQSEKVCEKIIKQNPQATAEEIIKQALKNL, from the coding sequence ATGATAACCCACATTGAGGGAAAATTAGTAGAAAAAAACCCGACTGATATAGTGATAGACTGTAATGGTGTTGGTTATTTTATCAATGTTTCGCTACATACGTTTTCTCAACTTCCTAATTCTGAAAATATAAAAGTATATACTCATCTACAGGTGCGTGAAGATGCACATACATTATTTGGGTTTTATGAAAAAGCAGAACGAGAGATTTTTAGGTTGTTGGTGTCGGTTTCTGGAGTAGGTGCTAGTACAGCTCGCACCATGTTATCATCTTTAACACCCGATCAAGTAAAAGATGCGATAGCTACAGAAGATGCAGCGGTTATTCAATCTGTTAAGGGAATAGGTACAAAAACCGCACAAAGGGTGATATTAGATTTAAAAGACAAAGTACTAAAAGTAGAAGGCTTGTCTGGTATTTCTTCTAGTTCAAGCAATACGAACAAAAATGAAGCGTTATCTGCTTTGGAGACGCTGGGATTTGCACGTAAACAATCTGAAAAAGTTTGCGAAAAAATAATAAAGCAAAACCCACAGGCAACTGCTGAAGAAATTATAAAACAAGCTTTAAAAAATTTATAA